In Desulfosalsimonas propionicica, one DNA window encodes the following:
- a CDS encoding acyl-CoA dehydrogenase family protein, whose protein sequence is MEILAYTDDHHGFRSRMRAFLEKEITPWTHQWEADHITPKWAWQKLGRAGFLCTGVSPEYGGMGGDFLYSVIAAEEMAKTNHTGLASALHSDVVVPYIQAFGSEEQKKKYLPGCVSGDIIAAVAMTEPDAGSDLASMTTTAAQKNGEIELNGAKTFISNGINAGLVIVAAKDPDEPNPYNALSLYIVEDGTPGFKRGRHLEKMGFHSQDTAELFFTNCRIPGQNRLGQKGAGFGMLMEKLQQERLVTSICAQAAAELILEITTDFCKNTTDRNQKPLSKSQATQFAIVEMTTEVKLGRTFLDKLIAGHMAGEQAIVDTSMAKYWITDMAKRISRRCTDLFGDYGFCEACPIVRAFRDVRVMPVFAGTNEIMKNIAAKFMGL, encoded by the coding sequence ATGGAAATACTTGCCTACACCGACGACCATCACGGGTTCCGCAGCCGGATGCGCGCCTTTCTGGAAAAAGAAATCACGCCCTGGACCCATCAGTGGGAAGCCGATCACATCACCCCCAAATGGGCCTGGCAGAAACTGGGCCGGGCCGGATTTCTGTGCACGGGTGTTTCGCCTGAATACGGGGGCATGGGCGGCGATTTTCTCTATTCCGTGATTGCAGCCGAGGAAATGGCCAAAACCAACCACACGGGCCTGGCCTCGGCCCTGCATTCAGACGTGGTGGTACCCTATATCCAGGCCTTTGGCAGCGAGGAACAGAAGAAAAAATATCTGCCCGGCTGCGTTTCCGGCGACATTATTGCCGCGGTTGCCATGACTGAGCCGGATGCCGGCAGCGACCTGGCCTCCATGACCACCACCGCAGCGCAGAAAAACGGGGAAATCGAGCTAAACGGGGCCAAAACCTTTATCTCAAACGGCATCAACGCAGGTCTGGTCATTGTGGCGGCAAAGGACCCGGACGAACCCAACCCTTACAATGCCCTGTCCCTCTATATTGTCGAGGACGGCACCCCGGGTTTCAAGCGGGGCCGGCATTTGGAAAAAATGGGATTTCACAGCCAGGATACTGCTGAACTGTTTTTCACCAACTGCCGGATCCCGGGGCAAAACCGACTGGGGCAAAAGGGGGCGGGCTTTGGCATGCTCATGGAAAAGCTCCAGCAGGAGCGGCTGGTCACCTCCATCTGCGCCCAGGCGGCAGCCGAACTGATCCTGGAAATCACCACGGATTTCTGCAAAAACACCACGGACCGGAACCAGAAACCTTTGTCCAAAAGCCAGGCCACCCAATTTGCCATCGTGGAGATGACAACAGAAGTCAAACTGGGCCGGACGTTTCTCGACAAGCTCATTGCCGGTCACATGGCAGGCGAGCAGGCCATCGTGGACACTTCCATGGCCAAGTACTGGATCACGGATATGGCCAAGCGTATCTCCCGGCGCTGCACGGATCTGTTCGGCGACTACGGTTTCTGCGAGGCCTGCCCCATTGTCCGGGCTTTCCGGGACGTTCGGGTCATGCCCGTTTTTGCCGGCACAAATGAAATCATGAAAAACATTGCCGCCAAGTTCATGGGGCTTTGA
- a CDS encoding DEAD/DEAH box helicase, with amino-acid sequence MKERKMMDRTDDPAPEDAKEEEKVRQTAVPAPEPFRFDEFDLPEPLMRAISDLGFTRCTPIQGDILPAALLGKDASGRAQTGTGKTAAFLIAVISRLWNRPLDENRKKGTPRVLILAPTRELVMQISDEAEQLAKYCDLKILSIFGGMDYVKQQTQLRREVIDIVVATPGRLLDFQRRGDLFLGKVETVIIDEADRMLDMGFIPDVRKIIHSTPPKDKRQTLLFSATLTSEVMRLCAQWTKDPVTVEIEPEQVAVDTVDQVVYIVTLEEKFGLLYNMIEKQSLEQVLIFCNRKDEVRRLTETFSRYGINCEMISGDVDQKKRMSRLAAFKSGKIRVLVATDVAGRGIHIEGMNHVVNFTLPHDPEDYVHRIGRTGRAGTLGTAISFADEGEAFYIPAIEEYLGRKLACIEPPEEWLVMPDAPPRKKHPRSKDDPRGGGQKKGGSGRPPKRRRRN; translated from the coding sequence ATGAAAGAACGAAAAATGATGGACCGGACCGATGATCCGGCCCCCGAAGATGCCAAAGAAGAAGAAAAAGTCCGGCAAACCGCAGTCCCCGCACCAGAACCTTTCCGATTCGATGAATTTGACCTCCCGGAGCCCCTGATGCGCGCCATCAGCGACCTGGGATTTACGCGCTGCACCCCGATCCAGGGCGATATCCTGCCCGCGGCCCTGCTGGGAAAAGACGCCAGCGGCCGGGCCCAGACCGGAACCGGAAAGACCGCGGCATTTCTCATTGCCGTGATTTCAAGGCTCTGGAACCGTCCCCTGGATGAAAACCGGAAAAAAGGCACCCCCAGGGTGCTGATACTGGCACCCACCCGGGAACTGGTGATGCAGATCAGTGACGAGGCCGAACAGCTGGCCAAATACTGCGACTTAAAGATCCTGTCGATTTTCGGCGGCATGGATTACGTCAAGCAGCAAACTCAGCTCCGCCGGGAAGTGATCGATATTGTGGTGGCCACCCCGGGCCGGCTGCTGGATTTCCAGCGCCGGGGCGATCTTTTCCTTGGAAAGGTGGAAACCGTCATTATTGACGAGGCCGACCGGATGCTGGACATGGGCTTTATCCCGGATGTCCGAAAGATCATCCATTCCACACCGCCCAAGGACAAGCGCCAGACCCTGCTGTTTTCCGCAACCCTTACCAGCGAGGTCATGCGCCTGTGCGCCCAGTGGACCAAAGACCCGGTGACAGTGGAAATCGAGCCCGAGCAGGTGGCTGTGGATACCGTGGACCAAGTGGTCTATATCGTGACGCTGGAGGAAAAATTCGGCCTGCTCTACAACATGATTGAAAAGCAGAGCCTTGAGCAGGTGCTGATTTTCTGCAACCGCAAGGATGAAGTGCGGCGCCTGACCGAGACCTTTTCCCGCTACGGGATCAACTGCGAGATGATTTCCGGGGATGTGGATCAGAAAAAGCGCATGTCCCGGCTTGCGGCCTTCAAGTCCGGAAAAATCCGGGTGCTGGTGGCAACCGATGTGGCCGGGCGGGGCATTCACATCGAGGGTATGAATCATGTGGTCAATTTTACGCTGCCCCATGACCCGGAAGATTATGTTCACCGCATCGGCCGAACCGGCCGGGCCGGCACCCTGGGAACGGCGATCAGCTTTGCAGACGAGGGCGAGGCTTTCTATATCCCGGCCATTGAGGAGTACCTGGGCCGCAAGCTGGCCTGCATCGAACCGCCCGAGGAATGGCTGGTCATGCCCGATGCCCCGCCGCGCAAAAAACACCCCCGATCAAAAGATGATCCCCGGGGCGGCGGCCAGAAAAAGGGCGGCTCCGGCCGGCCCCCAAAGCGGCGGCGCAGAAACTGA
- a CDS encoding aldo/keto reductase, producing MEYTKIHGLDQKASRVGLGTWAIGGWMWGGTDEAQSVRTIHAALDKGINLVDTAPVYGFGTSEQIVGKAVAEYGQRDRLILATKVALQWDDAQKKVWRNSSPERIRKEIEDSLRRLQTDYIDIYQIHWPDPVVPFDKTAEVMAKLVDEGKIRAIGVSNYTVEQMEAFRAAAPLAVCQPPYNVFERAIENDILPYCIQSGIATLTYGALCRGLLSGKMTADQQFDGDDLRKVDPKFKSPRFAQYLEAVKQLQNLAEKKYSKKVLHLAVRYVLDKGASVALWGGRRPEQMEPLPDIFGWQLAEEDFAEMDQILAQAISDPVGPEFMAPPARQSE from the coding sequence ATGGAGTATACCAAGATTCACGGACTGGATCAAAAGGCCTCGCGCGTGGGCCTGGGCACCTGGGCCATCGGCGGCTGGATGTGGGGCGGCACAGATGAGGCCCAATCGGTGCGCACCATTCATGCGGCGCTGGACAAGGGCATCAATCTGGTGGATACCGCCCCGGTTTACGGCTTTGGCACATCCGAGCAGATCGTGGGCAAGGCCGTGGCCGAATACGGCCAGAGAGACCGGCTCATTCTGGCCACCAAGGTGGCGCTGCAATGGGATGACGCCCAGAAAAAGGTCTGGCGCAATTCCAGCCCTGAGCGGATCCGCAAGGAGATCGAAGACAGCCTCCGCCGGCTGCAGACAGACTACATTGACATCTATCAGATCCACTGGCCCGATCCTGTGGTGCCCTTTGACAAGACCGCAGAGGTGATGGCAAAGCTCGTGGATGAAGGCAAGATCCGGGCCATTGGCGTCAGCAATTACACCGTGGAGCAAATGGAGGCCTTCCGGGCAGCGGCTCCCCTGGCGGTCTGCCAGCCGCCCTACAACGTGTTTGAGCGGGCCATTGAAAACGATATTCTTCCCTATTGCATCCAGAGCGGCATTGCCACGCTCACTTACGGGGCTTTGTGCCGCGGGTTGCTTTCCGGAAAAATGACAGCGGATCAGCAGTTTGACGGAGATGATCTGCGCAAGGTGGATCCCAAGTTTAAATCCCCGAGATTCGCTCAGTATCTTGAAGCGGTTAAACAATTGCAAAACCTGGCCGAGAAGAAATACAGCAAAAAGGTCCTTCATCTTGCCGTGCGCTACGTGCTGGACAAGGGTGCAAGCGTTGCTCTCTGGGGCGGCCGAAGGCCGGAGCAGATGGAACCCCTGCCGGATATTTTCGGATGGCAGCTGGCAGAAGAAGATTTTGCTGAAATGGATCAGATCCTTGCCCAGGCCATTTCCGACCCGGTGGGACCTGAATTCATGGCCCCGCCGGCGCGCCAGTCAGAATAA
- a CDS encoding sucrose synthase — translation MSPTNLISKLIPEAEQQDFSDFIYYLTGTGSKYLLRNDIWLNWLKWCRENDKESDFAENSAVGRFLARVPEMLFPDSIVLILHRYTMARYNIYRLSADRKQMQKISVNRYLDYKDAYICDNTPRSNRDALELDFLPFSDYAPTIKNVKNVGNGISFLNRYMSSNLFQKPEDWGRDLFEFLRIHRINGEQLLVNPDILDSLDDFLSALEETIDDLGNHDENLPHQKLKPQLKSRGFEPGWGNTAGRIRETMSLLHALFYEPRSADLENFISRVPMISKVAVLTPHGWFAQENVLGKPDTGGQVIYILDQVRALEAHMIREFELAGIDVTPRVLVVTRLIPNSGNTTCNQPKEDIIGTEHAYILRIPFYDSQGAIVQDWVSRFKIWPYLDRFARDCERELLAEFEGRPDLIIGNYSDGNLVATLLSDRMNVIQCTIAHALEKTKYLFSDLYWKEMEKDYHFSCQFTADLLSMNKSDFIITSTYQEIAGTETRFGQYESYQFYTMPGLYQVVNGINLFNPKFNVVPPGVDEDNYFPYTETHRRSASQQAYWQTRLFSEQSGDVHGYLENPDKPPLFTMARLDRIKNITGLVEAFGMHPELKKHCNLVVAAGTIHIENSDDAEEQNEIRRMYELIAAHDLQGHIRWLPSVSKAETGEVYRIIADSRGMFVQPALFEAFGLTVLEAMQCGLPTFGPIFGGPSEIIEDGKSGYLLNTSQPDLMAEGIWRFVSGFAEDPDKWHQVSEKGMARIREKYTWARYSHKLFSLTKLYGFWRYTESREGMVKLDRYCDLLYHLLLKPRAEAMEH, via the coding sequence ATGTCCCCCACAAATCTGATTTCAAAGCTGATCCCTGAAGCAGAGCAGCAAGATTTTTCCGATTTCATATATTATCTGACCGGCACCGGCAGCAAATATCTGCTGCGAAACGATATCTGGCTTAATTGGCTCAAGTGGTGCCGGGAAAACGACAAGGAATCCGATTTTGCCGAAAACTCGGCTGTTGGCCGGTTTTTGGCCCGGGTGCCGGAAATGTTGTTTCCAGACAGCATTGTGCTGATTCTGCACCGCTACACTATGGCCCGGTACAATATCTACCGGCTCAGCGCGGACCGAAAGCAAATGCAGAAAATTTCGGTAAACCGCTACCTGGATTACAAGGACGCATACATTTGCGACAATACCCCACGGTCCAACCGCGATGCCCTGGAGCTGGATTTTCTGCCTTTTTCCGATTATGCGCCCACCATCAAGAACGTCAAGAACGTGGGCAACGGCATCAGTTTCCTAAACCGCTACATGTCCAGCAACCTGTTTCAAAAGCCCGAGGACTGGGGCCGGGATTTGTTCGAGTTTTTGCGCATCCACCGGATCAACGGCGAGCAGCTGCTGGTCAATCCGGATATTCTCGATTCCCTGGATGATTTTCTGTCTGCCCTGGAAGAAACCATTGATGACCTGGGCAATCATGATGAAAATCTACCCCATCAGAAACTCAAGCCTCAGCTCAAGAGCCGGGGCTTTGAACCGGGATGGGGCAACACCGCAGGCCGGATCCGGGAGACCATGTCGCTTCTACATGCGCTTTTTTATGAGCCGCGAAGTGCGGATCTGGAAAATTTCATATCCAGGGTGCCCATGATTTCCAAAGTGGCTGTTTTAACCCCTCATGGCTGGTTTGCCCAGGAAAACGTGTTGGGCAAACCCGACACCGGCGGCCAGGTGATCTATATCCTTGATCAGGTGCGGGCGCTGGAGGCCCACATGATCCGGGAGTTTGAACTGGCCGGCATTGACGTGACCCCCCGGGTGCTGGTGGTCACCCGCCTGATTCCCAATTCCGGCAACACGACATGCAATCAGCCAAAAGAAGATATCATCGGCACGGAACATGCCTATATTCTTCGCATTCCGTTTTATGACAGCCAGGGCGCGATTGTTCAGGACTGGGTGTCGCGCTTTAAAATCTGGCCCTACCTGGATCGGTTTGCCAGGGACTGCGAGCGGGAACTGCTGGCTGAGTTTGAGGGCCGGCCGGATCTGATCATCGGCAATTATTCAGACGGCAACCTGGTGGCCACCCTGTTGTCAGACCGTATGAATGTGATCCAGTGCACCATCGCCCATGCCCTGGAAAAGACCAAGTATTTGTTCTCGGATCTGTACTGGAAGGAGATGGAAAAAGATTATCATTTTTCCTGCCAGTTTACCGCGGATCTGCTTTCCATGAACAAGTCGGATTTCATCATCACCAGCACCTACCAGGAAATTGCCGGCACAGAAACCCGGTTCGGCCAGTACGAGTCCTACCAGTTCTATACCATGCCCGGGCTCTACCAGGTGGTCAACGGCATCAACCTGTTTAATCCCAAGTTCAACGTGGTGCCGCCGGGAGTTGATGAGGACAATTATTTCCCGTATACCGAAACCCACCGAAGGTCCGCCAGCCAGCAGGCCTACTGGCAGACCCGGCTTTTTTCAGAGCAATCCGGGGATGTCCACGGTTATCTGGAAAATCCGGACAAACCCCCGCTGTTTACCATGGCGCGCCTGGACCGGATCAAGAACATCACCGGGCTGGTAGAAGCTTTCGGCATGCATCCGGAGCTTAAAAAACACTGCAACCTGGTGGTGGCCGCAGGCACGATCCACATTGAAAATTCAGATGACGCAGAAGAGCAAAACGAGATCCGGCGCATGTATGAGCTGATTGCCGCCCATGATTTGCAGGGGCATATCCGCTGGCTGCCCAGCGTGTCCAAGGCGGAAACCGGGGAGGTTTACCGGATCATTGCCGACAGCAGGGGTATGTTTGTCCAGCCGGCCCTTTTTGAGGCCTTTGGCCTGACCGTGCTCGAAGCCATGCAGTGCGGCCTGCCCACTTTCGGTCCTATTTTCGGCGGCCCGTCCGAGATTATTGAAGACGGAAAAAGCGGGTATCTGTTAAACACCAGTCAGCCGGATTTGATGGCAGAGGGCATCTGGCGGTTTGTTTCCGGGTTTGCCGAAGACCCGGACAAATGGCACCAGGTTTCGGAAAAGGGCATGGCCCGGATCCGGGAAAAATACACCTGGGCCCGCTACAGCCACAAGCTTTTTTCCCTTACCAAGCTCTACGGGTTCTGGCGCTACACTGAATCCCGGGAGGGGATGGTCAAGCTGGACCGGTACTGCGACCTGCTTTACCATCTGCTTTTAAAGCCCCGGGCCGAGGCCATGGAACACTGA
- a CDS encoding ferritin family protein: protein MKPGFETIAEVIDFAVTREEEARQFYIQLSRKAPDPFMQQIFMDFAHEEQNHRDTLKNLDTGGLERIFSRIMEPVNDMGLAEIAPDTNADTDMDFKQALALAMKREDKSEKLYSLLAETCDDDTISLVFVGLAREEARHRSRIERAYSALYQQ, encoded by the coding sequence ATGAAGCCAGGGTTTGAAACCATTGCGGAAGTTATCGACTTTGCGGTCACACGGGAGGAAGAAGCCCGCCAGTTCTACATCCAGCTTTCCCGGAAGGCGCCGGACCCCTTCATGCAGCAAATCTTCATGGATTTTGCCCATGAAGAGCAAAATCATCGCGACACCCTGAAAAACCTGGATACAGGCGGACTTGAGCGCATTTTCAGCCGGATCATGGAACCGGTCAATGACATGGGCCTGGCTGAAATCGCCCCGGATACCAATGCGGACACAGATATGGACTTCAAGCAGGCCCTGGCTTTGGCCATGAAGCGGGAGGACAAATCTGAAAAGCTTTATTCACTGCTTGCGGAAACTTGCGATGATGACACCATCAGCCTTGTGTTTGTGGGACTGGCCAGGGAAGAAGCCCGCCACCGCAGCCGCATTGAGCGGGCTTACAGCGCCCTGTACCAGCAATAG